From the Papaver somniferum cultivar HN1 chromosome 2, ASM357369v1, whole genome shotgun sequence genome, the window ACAGCTAGACAAGGCAGGCAGGCCCTTCCAACGAGGAAGGGTACGGAACCACATACTATGCGCATGTGCTTGCCATGACCTTGAGACAAGCTCTTAAATTGTGGGGATCTCGATTCAATAAGAAGCTGTGTATTAGTTGGGCAAATCCTACTCGATCTTGATATTGACGTCCCAGATTTTGAGCATCCAGCTCTTGTAATACAATCACAGATGTTCCGAGCAAGTGGCACACAGGGCCTTTGTTTAAATGGCCCAAGTGGAAGCGGATTCTGACATGTTGTTTACAGTGCTGATCAAGTATATTGAAGATGAATATAATAAGTTCTGTGCAGTGTTTGGTCCAATTCAATGAAATGTGCAACAACAACGATACAAACAAAACAGTACTGAAACACAAACCCTGTCAGAAACAATTAGCTTCCCTCATCTTTTTTTCTACATTAATCTATTCTCTTGGTTCCAAagatctctcactcaaaaaattgCTAAACCGTGATGCTTATCATTATACCAGAAAATATAACCTGACAAAGAAAAATTTACAACATAACTTGTACCCATCTAAGATTTAGGTATGTGTATAGCTTTTTTGACAAGGAGTTTGTTAATGTCTGTGAGAATGTTTCCTGCTGGAGGTTAAATGAATCTCTCCCTTTTCTCTGCTCTTTCTCTCTATTACTGTCACAGCAGTAGATACGATTCCAACTACAGCCATGGAGTAAAAGGATCTGTATGGAGTTAAAGCAAGAGCAGAGAGAAAACAATAATATCCAGCGAGCAGATAGACGAAGCTCAAACCAACTTCCCTGCCTCGGAAACCAGGTAAGGGAAATGAGAGGGAATCAAATCCAGGTCTTGAACTTAGACCGTGGAAAATGACAAATACACAAATACCAGAATCCCAAAACCATGGTAAACTCTGACCAAGCCCAATTCTCTGCAAGAATTAAAACAGATCCATGCATGAGAACCACGAATTATAATGTAGCAAGATGCAGAAGGCACGAAGGTTATGCATGTATAAGGTGGACATTTCACTAATAAGGTATCAGGCATATGGGGAACACAATTACCACAAACACACGCATTTACTACGATTAATCAGTAAATTACAATTTGAATATTACACACCAGTTAACCAGGCGTTGTAACCTAGGGTGGTTCCTAAACTAGAATATTTCGGGGATGGGGGATGTAATTTGCAGAAAAATAATGATCTTTATAACCACATAGCAAAAAAGGATGCATACCTGTAGCCAAGCGACAAGTGATGGGACAAACATGAGAGCCGCGAGAAGGTGCAAAATTAGCATACCATGTCGGAAGTTGAAGATCTCTAATTGTGTATCACTATAGCTTCTTGCAGAGTTTGGGCTATTGAGAGGGTTCTCCTCCACAGGAAGAAGTGGGTCCAGCCCACCATCGGATTTAATCTTATGCTGGGACCTGTCATTGTGCTTGGTTTTAGAATCTTGCTGCTCCTTTTGAGCATGGGTGCGAAAGGAAGTCCCAAGAAAACTGTTACAGAAACATGTGACAGTTATGGATCTTGCATTATCTCAAAGACTGGAGTTCTTGAAAATTATTACTTAAACCAATTAGAGAAGAGAAAAGGACGTCAAAACTTCACCCTCGAAACAAAATAAGTAACCTACAACACGTAATATCGTAATTCAGGAGTACTCTTTATAGATCCTATTTTTCATGGGACAGGCAGCGCTAATATATCAAGCCCGCATATCCATAATTAGAACTACAAAACACGCTCTCTTTTGTGGAGAAAATGTGGGACCAGACATACCATGAGACGTGGAGTTCCGCAGTCGACTTCACAATATTTTGTATAATGGTTAACCTATGTCACTCACATCCTCTCATAAAATCATGTCTCTCCAACTAACATTAATTCTACCAATcacaaaacaaatgaaaaagtGGTGAACCTGTCGATCATGAATCAAGTACAAAGCAGTGAACCAAGGATTGCGATAGCTTAAATGAGAAGTCATCAATTTCAAACAGAAACCAAGCCACATTACACATGAGGAAGAAAACTTGCACAGACCAAGCACGTACCTACAGAGAGCCGAATGACAGTATAGAGCATGAGACAGAAGGAGTACCAACAGACCAAAAGCGGGATGAACAAAAGAAACAAGAATAATTGCAGTCACTGCAGTAACAAGAGTTGGATTTCCCTTGAGTATCCTGACCGCCTGTTTTAAGTATGGAACAAATTAAAGTTCAAGCCCAAGTTTCAACTACGTAAATCATCTGATGAGTATGTGATAGGCTGATAGCCAAATTGACCAAATCAGTTTAAAAGTTCAAGATGGATAAACTAAGAATGTTCTGCGATCTTGTTTAAGCAATAGCCAATCGATATGAACTAATTTCGATGCATTGGGTGTCAGAGCTTACCTTAAAGGAAAAGAGATTATAGATTGTGAGCAACCGTCTAAAAACTACAAAACGAAGATTTTCTTCCCACCCTCGCCATCTGCAAAGGACCACGTGTGTCAGCTAATTGACCATTAAAATATTTGGCAGTTGAATTTCTTTCGACTGTAAAATAAGATCCAGCACTAATACATGAGACACACACCACTAACCTTAATTTGAGGAAAGTATGCACCATGGCAACGGCGAAGAAGGCTAGTTGAGATATCAAAATCAGAATAATGACGCACCCATTTGCAAATGCATAGCAAATCAGAGAGACAGTAATGTAGCTGAAGAATGGGGGAAGTGGCTGAGATATTATCAATGAAATAACCAATGAAATTAAAATAGGCAACACTGCCACAAGCACAAAGGATTGAGGCATTATGAGGTTGGACTCTACTGCAGCCAGCATGGAGGGCAGAGGTAGGTCAAGCTCCCACGCACGTGATTGCCGCATCAGTGCGAAAAAAATCACGGCAATGGAGAAACCAATTATCTGCAAGAAGCACACCCCCAAATGAAAATTTTGAGACCTGATTGATTACACCTTAAAGCATCATGACTTCCAAATAACCAAGTGAGCTGAGAACAGATTCATAATCCATTGACTAGCAGTGAACTAGATGATAGTACTAATTAGGTGTGCAATGAAAATTATCACCTGTGAGGAGTACATAAGTAAAAATCTTCCAGCAGCAGCAGTAATAGATACGGACGCACTGATTTTGTATGAACAATGCGGATCTACCTGAGTGCAAACAAAAGCACCTAATGAATCAAAATACGGGAATAAGAATATACTTATTTCTGTTTAGTCCGTATTCATATAAATGATCTTATAACACTTGAGTAATTTGTGATTTGAATGAATTCATACTGTCATTTCATACCATTAACATAATTGTGGTCTTTTCAGACCCTGGAGTCGATGCCCAGAAGGCTGGTGAAGAATCCACCAAAATTGTCTCTGAATAGAGATTTGGAATTATCTGAAGGCCTGATACTGGATCCCAAACCACAGCTGCAGGTGGAAAACAACGAAGTTTACAAAGCCCTACACAGAAAGAAAAAGGAGCAATCAGTAACAAATGCATTTTCTTTTACAAATGCATTTAAGGAGTTAAACAATGTATGACTTAAGACTTCGGAGTTCTGAGATAATCTTTCATTCATTATAGTCTTGAATGAATGACGGGTCTATCCTATGGATTTATCACACGTGAAACTGAATGTAGCGGTATGGTGGAGCATAATTATTCAGAAATAAGATTAGTCCATCAAATGTTTACTAGGGTGGTGAAACTTATTGCCGAGATTGAATGAGCTGCAGTTTATAATGACATACATCAATTATGTGATGGACATTTAATAACTGAATACTAACACCTAGATGATATCCAGATATACCAACCATAGAGACAAACATCGTTTCTGAAGTTTGATAGTAATCCAAAAGATAATCAGGTAAAAATTGTAGACATCAATTTGTGTCCCAAACACTCATAGCCTAATCGATTTAATCAGAGCAAGTAAAAAAGAAAATTGCATAATTAAGTGAAACATGTCACATCTGCGACATTCAAAAGTGGTAAAAGAATACCTTAAAACAAAATTGGTGTCAGTTCCTAATAATGATTAGTACAGTCAGCAACATGACTGCGTGATCCGCGGATATAATTATAAATATCTCAAGAATGATTAGATCTAGGCTTCACTAGGTATATGAGTGTTGCATGCCAATACAGCAATCACAATGTTATAACATAAATTTTTGCAATAAGAAATCGACCAAGAACATTAAATTCAATCTACAGCAAATATTCAAGAAGTTTACACTAAAGGTTAGAAGCTTGTATGAACCCTTACTGCTATGTTCGACGTCACCTGCTTCTTCCACTGGAAGTCCAGAATTTTTTATTCCACAGCCTCTGGTTTTTAGAGACATGCTAATTGGCAAAAGACCTAAGCTTACGGAGAATGATAGATTGAAAGCAAGAGGATGGTCCTCCTCCAACAGCAACTCCTGCATGATGTGCAACAATATTCTGTAAAAGTACATCATGCTAAACTAACGAGTTGAAGCCTCATAACTAATGACACAATATGGAAACATAGGAGCATTCCCTGATCTGTTCTGAAATCCTAATCAAGGGATATAATGTATTGTCATCCTGATCAACCAATTATAGATAAGACACAAACTCTCTCAGATTCTTTGCGAAAAGTTTAAACTCCTCCGATGTTCCTTTTGAACACGTTAACATGGCATGCGAAGTTACAAATCCAGTTGTCAATAACTCAAATGGACCACTAAGAGCTGGGAATGAAGAAACAAAATTTAACCTGATCAATGTAGCTAGAAAGTAAGAGAGACGAAGGAGAGAATTCCCTCTTCCCTTCCTCGGGATTAAAGAACTGACCAACTGCCATGGATGCTGCTGGTGGAGGCCTACCTGACACACTCTGATGACAAAATGGTTATGAACAATTAGTTCTTATGATTTCATTACAACCTATAAATGCTGAATTATTATCGCCATAAAATACCAATAATATTCTTACTAAACAGTACGGAAAAATACCGGACGAGGTGCAACTGAGATAGTCAGGAACCGGAAACCTTCCATGTCTTCAGGTCCCAGGCGGAATACTGATGATGGAGGTGCTTGTTCAGTTTGGCTACCTGGTTCTATCTGCGAAGCCAACAGGATAAGTCCACAGAACTACAAGTCTGCAACATTCATAATTAAGCTCGGTGCTAGTATAAATTTATACTAGATGCCTTTCTTCGGGAGACATTTACGTAACAAAAATGTAAGCAAGGCTTTGCTCAATAACCATCTAGGTATTTTCATGGTTATAACTATtaaataaagaaaaggaaaaagagaaaagagaaaaggagAGTTATCCATGTCTTCGTACCTGCCTTGGTGCTGGTCCAGCTGGAATCTGCTCCATCTTCGAAGTAACCTCAATAATTTTTTGATTTGAAGGTACTTCTAAAGACATTTTGCCTTTTACAGGCCAAAGATGAAGTCTAACCCCAGAACATGGAACAAGGTTTGTGACAAATATAAAGTGGCTCTTTCCGTTTGATCCCTAAGCATGAAACTCAAACTGTCAATATAATGTTCTTTTACAAAATACAACAGCAAGCACTACACTGAAAAAGTATCAAAATTGGATAATACGAAAGTTGTTAACTCCCTAATCTAGTACGAGTTTCGACGCGGAAGCTCTTTGATGCCCAACCATGGCACAGTATTTCCACATTTACTAATATCAGGACACCATCCAGATGATAATGTACAATCCATAAATACACACATATTAAACAAACTTGATCAAGCTCACCAGATTCTTGATGTCCAACCACCGCCGCCTCCCATCCATTGCTAGAACAGCAAAAGTAGTTGACTGAATGTAAAGGTCCTTTTCAAGGCTATCATCATTCCAATGGACTGATTTGGGGCAAGGGGAGAGAGTCTCTTCCCTAGATCCTGCAAACACGGTGAAGAGGCTTTAGATAAAAAGCTTATAAGACATCATAATAGAATGACCGTATAAATTCTAAAGCATCAATAATAATTTATTAAAACTCTTCTCTACCACAGCAAAGACCTTCATGACCACATTCTTCAAAGTTGGACAAACACATTGTACATTTCATTTTAGAAATTAATCATGCATGTTGCTGAAGATCATAAAGAACAGTTGTGTCAAAATTTAATAACTTTCTGTAGGCAGAATCATCTTATATGATCCGCCGACATAGCATGTCTCAAATCATCACCTAACGTCATGTAGATATATGTGTGGTGAGACACCCTTGAGATAGCTATATGCTTGATTTTTCTACAATAAAATAGCATATGTTGACTTCCCGCaataagattttattttcttgtggCTTGCAGCCGCTTATGCTTGATAGAAGGATGGTCAAGGTGGCAGGATCCCAGGTAATATTTTAAATGGAATCTTAGAATTGCAAAAGACAGGCTACTGTACAAGAGAATCTTGGTGATTGAGCAACAATAAAGAGCAGCTAGAAAATCAAAACGGTGGGCTTCCTCCTGAGACATTACGAGCAAACCAACTAAACATAGCTTCCGCATTATTAAACTAGGTAAATCATAAATCCTTACATGACCATCCTAGCCAGCATAATTGTATAAGTAAATGTTTGGACAATACCAGCAGCAATTTTTTTATCCAAAATAGGAACTTCAGTAGAAATCTTGGAAGGTTGCAGCTGCCTCATCCAGTTAAAACTTTGTGGTATCCCACTACGAAACATTTTGGAGAACACCGTAAGTCTTTTTGGTACACTGGAAAATGGTTGACCAGTTTCTGTATCAATCATAGTAAGAAGAGTGTGTGACACCTGAAATGAGAAGTGAAGTCCATCAGTGCCCGTAAGAAAAGctgtgttttcaagaataaacttCACTCACTTGTACAACAACTTGGTTGCACCATAGAATAGCCTGGTGTTCCATGGAAACCCACACGTTCCTCATTCCCATGGTACCTATCGTAAAACCGTGAGTTGAGGGCACGATTCCATCAAGGGATTCCAACTTTGGCCGAACCTGCAACATGAGAAAGACAATTATAAGAAAATGCAAATAACAGTGCACAGCTTCTCAAAAGTAATACCAAAAACAGATTGATGTTATAAAGGAAATTAAGACCAAAACCTCTTAAAATTGTTTCATTGCTCTTGTCAAGATTGCATAAAGCATATTTTCGCTAAAAGAAATAATTCAGCTGAAATAATGCTTTGCATATTCTCAAGAATGAActgtgttaatttttttttcctatagCAAATGCATGATCatctacaaccaagagttgctgggTTTTATCCATAGTTGGCATAATAAGGTAAGTGAAAGTCAGGCAACATTCATGATCAGATATACAGAGCTGTGGCCCTATTGCAAAGACAGGTAACTTTTGTTATTGGTACAGACGCAGCCTACTGCACCTCTACAAACATATGATTATACAGAAGTCTTATTATGAATGTCTAATATAACCTTGCTGAGTATTCTTCAGGAATGTCTTATACAGAAGTCTTATTAACGAACAAAAGCACACATTATTATATCTGTATATTATAGAATGCAGTGTTACCCTGATTCTGCTTCCCACGATCTTTGTAAAATTACAGGTTGAAGTGGTTGGACAAACTTTATGTATAAGTTTCACTTTACAGTAAAAGGAAGCGCCAAAGGTGGCAATGGAAAATAACCTGATAATCATGAATACCGCCTGAAATGGAGACAACGACAACATCAGAGAGCGTAGACTTCGACAACAAGCGGCCCGCATGGGTAGCTTGGACCTCATATCCTTCCCTCCATTCTTTATTTATGTAAGAATAATAGTGACCCAAAGATGGTTGTAGTGCTGCAGGAGGCGACCTGAAAGAAAAAAACTCTATCTCATTAAGCACTAAGATGGTCAAGCCGAAGTATTAGTTCGTAAAACCACGATGACGTTGTTCATTATCAATAAAGCTTACTGATGTGGGCTTGAAAGTGTAAGAACAGTTTGTACTGTTCCGTTCCTTAAATGTGGATGCACAACTGCAGCTCTGGCTACAAAACCACCCATGGAATGACCAACCAATATTACACTTCGTGGTAAGCTTCCAGTGGTTTCAGCACCTTCGTTAGACCGAGCTTCACGGGACTCTTTATATTGATCTAATATCTGCAAACAAtatataaaaatgaaaataacttGAAATCTCAAGAGCACACAAAAGAATGAAGATTAAGGAGGCAGTTTGCAAGTAGGACTAGAAAAATGCTGATTTAACAAAGAAACTCAAGAATGTAAAAACTTCAATACTACTGGTAAATCGGTAGAGCATAAAAGCCCAATATTAACAGTTTTGCACCCATGGTTCTCTCCGTGATAGACCAGGAATGCAGATCCCCAATCACGTAATTTACTTAAAAAACCCGAAAAATGAATGGAACTAATCTTGTGTACAGTGACTATTATTGTAATTTATCACGACATTTCACATTACTTTTACCATCAGTTCAAGTATCCTAAACGTATCCAAAAACCAAGGTGGTCAGGTTTTCTATAGCCTGAAACATAACAATGTCCTACAATTTTGAAAAATTAAGAGTCTCCCCTCACAAACCATTTTAACCAGCCTCCATCAAATCCAAACAGATGCATACAGACAAAGAAAACATAATGCTCGGTCAATAAACACGCACATACAAACTCAGACAATCCAACATACTAGTAATAGAAGATTTCTCTGGATGCAGAAGTAGATAAACAACTGATAACAGGGCAATAACTATGTGTGGGGATGAAACAGTATACTAATAGTTCTTCGGGAGAAAACTAGGTAAATTCAAACAATGCTTGACACAAATAGTGAAAAAAGGTACCCTATGGATAGCATATACAACGTATTCTGTATGTTCTTCAAGAATTCGACCATCCATAGCAGAATGCTCTCCTTCAAGATCAACAGCAAACCAATCCAGCATTGAACTATATTGGTTGGGTAACGTAAAACCATAGATATCCCTATTTTCACTTTCTTCAGAAGCTAATGATGCTTCGTAATAATATGTGCGCTCAAGCGGACCCCCTTGATATGCCCTATCAGATTCTGCTGCCACAGAACGGACCTGGAACAAAAAGAAAGGTAAGAAAATACATATAAGGATACCAGCAAGCCCCAATTGATAGGTGGGATGAAAAGACCATAATGCGACGAGCATAGTGGAGAAGAAATCAGGCATTAACTTGACATATCCAAATTAATAGGTGGTACGAAAAATACCAATATCAAAAGTTGGGATACATCATACTAGCAGGTGCTTATCTTCAGTTCTAAAAGGAAAGATTGTCAGGAAGTTAAAGTAGGATGAAAAGAGGTGTGCCAGATTACCTCAGTTTTTTAACGAGTTCTAGTATTTGAGATATTAAATACATGCCCTCTAAGTGGTTTAAATAACCAAAGTCGCAGCTGAAGTTTTGTTTCTTTGCCAACCTCTCTTCTTACTTATCGGGAGAGGCTTGCAACCAGTCACTTGCTAGAAATTTAGCACTTATTAATCTCTATGCCACAAACTAAGATAAGGATAATGTCATTATAATTGTGACGTTGGTGTCAGTTGCTATGTGTTGCAGGCCAAATAGAAATCCACAAGCTCATATGCCTCCATTTGTGATATTTTTATAACCTCAAATCGTATTCATGTATATAGATTTAATTGTATGCTTATTTTAAAGTAATCCTAAGCTGGTGGAATCCATTGATGTACCTTTAGGATAAGATTTAATTGTATGCTTATTTTAAAGTAATCCTAAGCTGGTGGAATCCATTGATGTACCTTTAGGATAGATAACACTCTATAATGCAGTATTTCCTTCTAGACCCTATCCATCATTAGACATGAATTATGTTTTTATATGATTTTCTATATGATAATACTGATGAATCTCATAGATGAGCTGATATTCGTTGAGATCACTTGCAGGCCAAATCCGGCATTCATTTTTCTTGAACAAATCCAGTTTCAACAAAGAATTTCTAAGCAGGACACAATAAAATCAGAACGCGACATATTCATTGACCTATTCTCAACCCTAAAATTGTTGGATAAATTCCCAATTCAGCTTAAGTAGTGATAACTAACTTGACATTTTATATAAGAATGTGTGAACTGTAAAGtaacgaagaactactaacaaTTAACAAAGCAACAAAATGAATTCAAGAAACACAATTATGAAACATATGGAAAAGCAACTTGCCTGTTTATAGCTACCACCATTGCCCGGAATAAAAAGCACAGGTACCCCACTAAGTTTCTTGATATGCTCACTAAAATCAATCTTTTTCCATCCTTCATGATACAAGAACAATCCATACTTTACAGAAGAAACATTTGCAGGTGTAGGTATGGGAATGTATGTTGGATACATATATGTCATGATACAACCATTTGGAACATTTTTAAACAAATTAAATAAAGCAGCCAGACCAATCCACACTGATACTATTACTACAATTGCTACTCTACATCTCACACTGAATCCtcccatttttttttgttacaaaTACTTCACAAAATTAACAAACATAGTACATATGATTCAGTTAAAACCTAAAATCTAATACTTCCATTTTGTTACTGAACAACCACCACCTTGGAACTACACTTCAAATCTGACATCAAAAACAAGGTTATGATAACTAGATTTCTTAGTTAAGGAGATCTTTCCTTCCTACGATTATCAATCTTACAATCCGAATCGTTTAAGGAAGAAACTACTAAGTTTACAGTGAAAACCTAGAAAAATGTAAGAAGAAAGGAAGATACAAAGATATACTCTCGTTAATAATAATATCCTTAATCTTTTACTTACATCAAGAACCTCTTTCCTAGTACAGATCAAGGGATAATTTGATATTTACCCCTTAAAAGAAATTATTTAGACTGCGGCCCTTCtttgaaaaacaaaactaataTAAACCCCTAAATGAGATAGTAGAtttgtatgtttttctttttttttttaaccttcGCCACCTGGAACTTAAAATGAATGCTGGAAAGATAAAGTAAAATGAACTTAAAATGAATGCTGGGAAAGATAAAGTAAAATGATATGGAATTAGAATAGTAGCCTCCATTTATAGGATTCTTCGTAAATATCCTTATCCTGGGTACTTCCTCTCGGAAAAAAAGATACTATCACTTTATTTagaaacaaaaataatataagaTAGTAGTGAATTAGAAAAGTATCCTTCATTTATAGAATTTTTCAGAAATATCCTTATCTTAGTACTTCTTTCGAAAAAAAGAGCTTATCACTTCATTCAGAAACATAAGTAGTATTATCGAAGTTTTAGAATCCAGTCTAGTTCACATGTAGTTAACTTAAATTAACCTCTGAAGTAGGTATGGCTACGTTTTCACATACTCAACAATGTATTAGAGATTTACATAAAATGACAATGTATTAGAGACTTACAGAAAATGATTTATTATTAGAAAATCAACCTGACCATCACAGAAAGATCAGAGGTCTTTATACAGGAGACATGATCAGAGATATCGGAAGAGACGGCTCATTACAACATTACAATATAACCGACTGAAAGATAAAACTGTAACTAACAGTTATAGTTAACGGAATATTACAGAAACTGTAAACAGAAACTAACTGTCGTTTGTAATGTTATTAGCCCCCCGCAAGTTGAGCTGGACAGTCGAATGAACACTCACCTTGTTTCGTAGAAAAACAAATCTAGCTGCAGAGAGACCTTTTGTGAAAATATTTACAACTTGGAAACTGTTGAAGATATAATATAGCTTGATAGTCTTGGAATTCACCGATTCTTTGATGAAATGGACGTCAACAACAACATGTTTCATATGACTATGGTTGACAGGATTAGTTTCCAGAGAAATATAACTAATATTATCCCCACCAATTGTAGGAGTGAAAGGAAGAAAAGTGTGAAGATCTTGAAGTAGTTGACAAACCCAGACCACTTCAGCAGTTGTTTGTGCTAATGACCTGTACTCTGCTTCAGTGGAGTTTCTGAAAACAATGGCTTTCTTTTCAGAGCTCCATGTAGTGGGATTTTTCCCAAAGAAAATGCAAAATCCACTTGTGATGCGCCTGTCATCTAGGttacctgcccaatcagcatctgaaaatACATTTAAAGCAACAAGACCCTTCTGCAGAACAATCCCATAGTTAAGAGTAAATCTTAAGTATCTGAGTATTCTTTTGGCAGTAGTAAGATGAGTGTCAGTTGGTGCAGACATATGTTGACACACTTGATTGACAGAATAAGCTATCTCAGGTCTTGTCCAAGTGATATATTGGAGCGCACCAACTAGAGACATATATTCACTATGATCAGCGAGAAGAGTGCCATCGTGTTTACTCATTTTGACATCAGCAATGACATGTGTAGAACAAGGTTTGGGCACTAAGCATGTTGGTTATGTGAAGAAGATCAAGGATGTACTTGGTTTGTGAAAGGAACGTATCAGTGTGATTTATCTTCACCTCCAGACCAAGAAAATAATGTACATCTCTCATGTCCTTAATAGGAAAGTGTTGTTTGATGTCAGAGATCACAGAATTGCAGAAAGGCTCAGAAGTACCAGACAagagaatatcatcaacatacaccaaaAGTACTGTAATTTGTGTACCAGCTTTATGAACAAATAAAGAAGTATCTGCATGAGAAATTTAAAAACCAATGGAGAGAACAACCTCAACAAGCTTATCATACCAATCCCTTAGAGCTTGTTTCAACCTACAAATTGATTTATGTAACTTGCATATATAGTCAGGGTGATCTGGATCCATAAATCCAGGTagttgaaccatataaacctctTTTTTAAAATCtctatgaagaaatgcattacTTACATCAAGTTGCTTAACCCTCCAATCAAACTGGACAACAAGagaaagaacaagtctgatggttGTAGGCTTAGAAATAACAGGATTAAAAGTATCTAAATAGTCCATACCCTCCTTTTGATAAAAGCCTTTAgcaacaagtctggctttataCTTGTCTAAAGTTCCATCTGCATTTTGTTTAACtttgaaaacccatttacaaccaactgGGTTTTGAGAATGACAAAGACTTTGGACCAAGTACCAGCAAGAATATAAGCAATATATCCTGCATGAAATTCCACCTTCCACTTGGGATGTTTGTTAGCTTGAGTAAAACAAGTAGGAGGAGTAGCAGAATTGACATGAGCAACATAAGCAGAAATAAGAGGATATCTTATAGAAAGTTGAGCTTTTGGTTTGTAAATTCCATTCTTTTCCCTAGTGATCATATGATGCATGGAAGTAATGGTATCAATAATGTGAGTGTCTGAAGTA encodes:
- the LOC113348447 gene encoding uncharacterized protein LOC113348447 — encoded protein: MGGFSVRCRVAIVVIVSVWIGLAALFNLFKNVPNGCIMTYMYPTYIPIPTPANVSSVKYGLFLYHEGWKKIDFSEHIKKLSGVPVLFIPGNGGSYKQVRSVAAESDRAYQGGPLERTYYYEASLASEESENRDIYGFTLPNQYSSMLDWFAVDLEGEHSAMDGRILEEHTEYVVYAIHRILDQYKESREARSNEGAETTGSLPRSVILVGHSMGGFVARAAVVHPHLRNGTVQTVLTLSSPHQSPPAALQPSLGHYYSYINKEWREGYEVQATHAGRLLSKSTLSDVVVVSISGGIHDYQVRPKLESLDGIVPSTHGFTIGTMGMRNVWVSMEHQAILWCNQVVVQVSHTLLTMIDTETGQPFSSVPKRLTVFSKMFRSGIPQSFNWMRQLQPSKISTEVPILDKKIAAGSREETLSPCPKSVHWNDDSLEKDLYIQSTTFAVLAMDGRRRWLDIKNLGSNGKSHFIFVTNLVPCSGVRLHLWPVKGKMSLEVPSNQKIIEVTSKMEQIPAGPAPRQIEPGSQTEQAPPSSVFRLGPEDMEGFRFLTISVAPRPSVSGRPPPAASMAVGQFFNPEEGKREFSPSSLLLSSYIDQELLLEEDHPLAFNLSFSVSLGLLPISMSLKTRGCGIKNSGLPVEEAGDVEHSRLCKLRCFPPAAVVWDPVSGLQIIPNLYSETILVDSSPAFWASTPGSEKTTIMLMVDPHCSYKISASVSITAAAGRFLLMYSSQIIGFSIAVIFFALMRQSRAWELDLPLPSMLAAVESNLIMPQSFVLVAVLPILISLVISLIISQPLPPFFSYITVSLICYAFANGCVIILILISQLAFFAVAMVHTFLKLRWRGWEENLRFVVFRRLLTIYNLFSFKAVRILKGNPTLVTAVTAIILVSFVHPAFGLLVLLLSHALYCHSALCSFLGTSFRTHAQKEQQDSKTKHNDRSQHKIKSDGGLDPLLPVEENPLNSPNSARSYSDTQLEIFNFRHGMLILHLLAALMFVPSLVAWLQRIGLGQSLPWFWDSGICVFVIFHGLSSRPGFDSLSFPLPGFRGREVGLSFVYLLAGYYCFLSALALTPYRSFYSMAVVGIVSTAVTVIERKSREKGEIHLTSSRKHSHRH